The DNA sequence CTAGCAGACACAACAACATCGACAACGCAGTGCCCCACAAAAGTTTAACGACGCTGAATGTCCGCAAGCCATCGAAAAGTACGGTTCCCAACCCGCCCGCATTGATCGTAGCGGCGATGGTTGCGATGCCGATTGTCGAGGTCGCGGCGATCCGGATCCCTGCGATGATGGATGACATTGCCAATGGAAGTTGGATTTTCCTGAACATTTGATTTCTCGTCATGCCCATCCCGACAGCGGCTTCGATGAGTGTCGGATCGATTTCCTTGATCCCTGCGGAAAAACTGCGCAAAAGGACATATTGGCAATAAATCACCAACACGATGATCGCCGTGTTCCTTCCCAATCCCGTCAATGGAATCAAAATGGCAAACAGAGCTAGGCTTGGGATCGAATAAAGCAAAGAAAAGAGATAGATCAAACCATTCATGACACGTTCATTGTGCATGCACATCAGAATTACTCCGCCTGCGATGAGAATCGCGATCATCAGGGTTGTCCCCACTAATTCGATGTGCTGCATCGTGGCGGTCAGCAGTTTTTCATGGTAAGTATTCCAGTATGTAATCATTTCAGCTCACTCCAAAATGCCTCTTGTTCCTTTACGGTGGCAATCAAATCCGCAACAAAATCGGTTTTCGGATGGCGCATGATTTCCCGCGGCGTATCAAATTGACAAATTTTGCCTTTGTCCATTATCAGCACTCTCGTCCCCAGCTTGAATGCCTCATTGATGTCGTGGGTGACCAGCACAAAGGTTTTGTCGCCCAATTCTTTATGGATCTTTTGCAGTTCATTTTGCAGTTGCAGGCGCGTGATTGCATCGACCGCTCCAAACGGTTCATCCAACAGCATCACTTTCGGATTGGCGGCAAGTGCCCTCGCAACACCGACACGCTGTTGTTGTCCGCCGGATAATTGTTTCGGCTTTCTGTCGGCAAACACGTTCGGATCCAATTGAACAAGCTCCAGCAATTCTTTGATGCGGGCTTGGATCTCCTTCTTGTCCCACTTCAGCAGTTCAGGAACTGTCGCGATATTTTGGGCAACAGTCATATGCGGAAACAGGCCAATCTGTTGGACGACATAGCCGATTTTCCGCCTAAGATCCACTTCATTCATTCCGCTGATATCTTCTCCGAAGAAGGTTATGCTCCCTTCATCTTCACGGATCAAGCGGTTGATCATTTTTAAAGTGGTCGTTTTGCCGGAGCCAGAAGACCCCAGGACAGTGATGAACTCGCCTTCCTTAATCTCAAAAGAGATATCATCGACTGCCTTCGTCTCCCCTTCCCCGTAGAGCTTCGTCACATTTTTGAATTCTATCGCGGTTTGCTCCATGCGGCTTCAACGCCTCCTTAGTT is a window from the uncultured Trichococcus sp. genome containing:
- a CDS encoding ABC transporter permease, which gives rise to MITYWNTYHEKLLTATMQHIELVGTTLMIAILIAGGVILMCMHNERVMNGLIYLFSLLYSIPSLALFAILIPLTGLGRNTAIIVLVIYCQYVLLRSFSAGIKEIDPTLIEAAVGMGMTRNQMFRKIQLPLAMSSIIAGIRIAATSTIGIATIAATINAGGLGTVLFDGLRTFSVVKLLWGTALSMLLCLLVNVILYLLENALRRKFA
- a CDS encoding ABC transporter ATP-binding protein, which encodes MEQTAIEFKNVTKLYGEGETKAVDDISFEIKEGEFITVLGSSGSGKTTTLKMINRLIREDEGSITFFGEDISGMNEVDLRRKIGYVVQQIGLFPHMTVAQNIATVPELLKWDKKEIQARIKELLELVQLDPNVFADRKPKQLSGGQQQRVGVARALAANPKVMLLDEPFGAVDAITRLQLQNELQKIHKELGDKTFVLVTHDINEAFKLGTRVLIMDKGKICQFDTPREIMRHPKTDFVADLIATVKEQEAFWSELK